A segment of the Bacillus thuringiensis genome:
TTACACGAATACCACTACCAAGAAAGAGGGAAAGGATAGCTACATCACGCTCCTTATCTCTTAGGAAATAGAATAACTGATGTTTTGTTAAAGCTTTTTCATGTTCGTACTTAACATAATTCAGAAATTCTTGATCATCATCATTATGGAAAATTTTAGATCTCATACGTTTTGCACGAGCATTTAATGTTTCTTTATCTTTATGTATTTCAATTTTAGCCATTACATTTCTATAAAAATAGCATTCTCCATCTTCATTCTCTGATAGGGAGGTGAGGTACTTAAATAAAGACTTTAAGGCCGAAATTTTTCTGTTAACAGAGGAATTCTGCATGTTTTGTTGTAGTTTTAAAAACCTCATAAAGTTCTCAACATCTTTTTTCTTTAAATTCTCCAAATCAGAGAAGGATATGTCTTTAATGGGCTTAAATTCAATAATTTGTTCAGATAATAGCCAATTAAAGAAGACTCTAAAATCATATACATAATTCAGTAGGGTGGAGGGGGAGGCATCATGCAATTCTTTGTACTCCACAAATTCTTCTATGTAAAAGGGCATTTCATTTAAATTCTCGTATAATTTCTTACGATGTACGGATTTTTGACGTTGTTTGCTGTAATCCATAAAAATCACCTCATATATACTATAACAGAAAATAGGTACGAACACAAGTTCGCATTAAATTCAATTTTTACACAAACTTATTTACATAATTAAATTACGGAATACTAAATCATGCTCAATAGTGAATGGAATAATGTAATTACTCAAATAAAAATTATAGATAATCAAGTGAGAAATTTGTATTTGACCATAAAAATTAGAGCAAAAACTACATATAAATGTATGTAAAATAAAACAAATTTGATATATAAATTCATACAAAAGACCAATACATGAATATAGTTTAAAAGTCTTTATAAAAATATAAATCAGTTTATTTAATCATGATTATAGGGAGTTGATTAAATCAACGTGTGAAAAAATCTTATAAAGTAAAATGTAATTTTATATAAAATTTATTAATGAGTAACTCAAAATTTAATAATTTCTATATAAAATATTAATTATATAGGCACATGCAAACATACGAAAATCTATGCAACTAAGCTTGAAATCCCTAGATACCGTTATTAGATTTTTATTTAACTACTTTATTGTTCGTAAAATTGGTATTTCGTGCGAACTTGTTGTTTTTTAGAATAAATAATCACACCCTTCTATTATTAAACTTTATCGGTCCATTTTTATAACTTAAGCTCATCAATTAACCTTTTCTAATATTATTCATACGTTAATTTTGAAAAGATCATTATTTGAATCAACACTAATTCCAATAATTCTCTCTTCGTATAAATTCTCTTATCTTATATTGATTTTACCTTATCCAAAAGAAGAAACACATTTATATAGTATATTTTAAAATTTTGAAGACAAACAGGATCTCCCATAACTACTTTTATACCTTTTAGTTATTTTTGATGTGCATATATGCTATAGAAAGCGATTACAATGTAGTTAACAACCACCCATAAATAAAAACATCTGCTCACTTATTTTAATTATAAGCAAACGGATGTTTAACAATATATTTATACAAACTTATTATTCATAAATAATATACTTGATTTAAATCTTTCAACAATTTTTCATTAGATACACTACAACCATGACGTTTATAACTATGATCAAGTTGCGAACCATGCGTATTTTCATCCCAATACATTCTGAAACTTTCGCCATCAACATTTTTCCAAGAAGTTGGTGAGAATCTGTATGTATCTACGAAACCTTTCTATTGATACTCTATTAAAATAGGGTCAAAATTAACTTCTCCTGATGTTTCTATACATGCACGGATACACTGAGTGTTGATAAAACAAGGCTTACGCATGCTGTAAAAATTGCAAATAGCATCTTCATATTTAAAAACTCTTTTTTATATCTTTTTATTATTGTAACGATAACAATTTATATACTAGCAGCCCTCCATTTTAATATTATTAAGAAACAATATTAAAATGAAAAATATTCACTATACCTCTATTTCATGTATTCTCACCTCATTCATCTAAATAATGCTACAATACTATACTTCTTTCCTCCTACTTTTACTTTATTATCTCAACTTTCATACTGTGGAACCATATATGTCCCTCACCTTTCAGGGTTAATCCTACAGATAGACGTTTTACATCAATAGGGATATCTACAATTATCGAATATTCTTTCCAACTTTCTTTTTCTTTAATTGGCTCACATTCTAATGATTTCATTTCCCATAAATCATTAGGCTTTTCACCCCTTATCCATAAGTCTGCGTACTCCTGAATAGATTTAGTTCTAATCATTCCTGACAATTTAATTCTTTTCCCTAAATATAAATTTTTATTTAGAAAGCAAAATACTACACCATATCCTTCTATCTTTTGTATCGAATGCAAATAATGTACAAATTTATTTATTCCGTTGATATCAAACGTATTATATAAAAAGTAATTACTAGGTGTCTTACCTCCAAGCATCCATTCGGTCAAAAAATTATCATTCATAATCTCTATCCTCCACATCTATTATACTTACTACTACAATACCATTGACTTCATATATTTTTTTGATTTTTTTTGCTAAAAATCTCCCTTTAAATAAAAGCACATTTTCTGTAAGGGAATAATGTTAATCTATCATTTAATTACTATAAAATAATGTTAGTTATGGTAATAACGTCGTAAATCCTAATCTCCCTAAGATTCGCAAGTATCCCGTAGAACTATGAATAATTACATATAAGACAGCAAATGCGTTACGATGAATATTTATAATAAAAAGGTGGAATAACTGATATTTTGTATAAAACATTCATGTATATACTAAAATTAAGATAATCTATTTGATATTAATAAGCGCTCAAAATATAATTCAAAATTCCATGCGGCGCCTTGTGGAATAGAGTGAGATGAAGTATATAACTTAGAAGAAAAACAAGCGGCTACGTTATTGAACTAATCTGATAGAAACGGTTCAATTAGAGCTGTTGAAAGACATAGTTGGACAAAAACACTTTTCTATTAACCCAATTGTTGTTACTTTTTTCTTGATCTAAAACTATGTATTCAATTCCTTTCTTCATAACATAATAAGCGATTGAAAACACTTAGACTTATAGATTGATTCTTTACTTCGTCTAAAAAATAAATATTCCCAACTTGCGTCTCCCCCAAAAGACATTCTGCTAATTCAAAATTATGTATCTTATATGTAATAGTAGCAGTAAGATATGTTTATTGGCTGAAAATAGTGTTATATCTGCTATTCTATACTCTTTAGTGTTATCTCAAAAATATTGTTAACCATATATAGACGCTTCTTTACTATGTTCAAACAAACTATCTACTGTTGTAGTGACGTATGAAGCTGCGGACTTCTCCTAAGATCACCCACCACTCTCTGTACTAGTAGGAAGTAATTTGTTTAATTCCTCCTTATGTTAACTAAAATATTTATTGTTTATATTTTTATATTGTTATATAATATTTCATGTCTTTACTTATATGCGATTAAGATATATCGGAATTAGAAAAAGGGATCTTTCGAGATTCCTTTTTCTATTTAAAATAAAAAGTAACGGATTCGCTACCTATCCATATCTCTCGCCTCACAGTGGTTCCTTTATATTATTTTATTATATCCTCTCCTTCTAAATTCATTTATTTAGATGTATAATTGTACGACCACTAACATTTTGAATCGAGGTGACAATCATGAGGAGTTTTGGTTCATTATTGATCTCTACTATCTGTTCGACAATCCTTTTAGTTTGGAATGCCTTTTCTTTCTACACTGGATTCACAGCAGGACATACATACTACTGGGTTAATGGAATCATAGCCTTGGTTTTCCTCCTATTTTTTACCCTAAACATGCGAGATATTATCAAGAAAGACTACAGAACATCAGGAAAATAGGAGTTGATACATATTATAAAAAGACAATAAAGTGAGTAAAATTTGAAACCTCAAACATTTTAACCCCGTTCTAAATTTAGGACGGGGTTAAAATGTAGTTGTATAATTTTTAATCTAAGATTTTTGTAATATTAACAACAAAAAAGACGCCTCCCAGATCACGGTAGTGCCTCCGATAATTGCTATAAGCTTGATCAAACTAATTTATCATCACATTATTTATTTCTTTGTTTCCATACCCCATTAGCTTTACGATAAGTATGCTTGTCATCCATGAAATCAGCCGTTTTACCCGGAATACTATATTTCTTATTCTTTTTCTTAGCCTTTGTCTTCAGCCTTTTCTCTTCTTGAATAGCTTGCAAATCCGCCTTCCATTGTTTCAACAAATCCTTTTCACGTCGCATCGAATTTGTACCCCTTGGATTAAAATGTAAACCAAATAATTAAATTCTACCTATTTATATAGATATCCTCTAATCCAATGTACCAAGTTATGTTTTTCTTTTTAAATAGGCTAACAAAATATTAAAATATTCAATATATCGATGGAGGTTTGTCAT
Coding sequences within it:
- the xerS gene encoding tyrosine recombinase XerS, which encodes MDYSKQRQKSVHRKKLYENLNEMPFYIEEFVEYKELHDASPSTLLNYVYDFRVFFNWLLSEQIIEFKPIKDISFSDLENLKKKDVENFMRFLKLQQNMQNSSVNRKISALKSLFKYLTSLSENEDGECYFYRNVMAKIEIHKDKETLNARAKRMRSKIFHNDDDQEFLNYVKYEHEKALTKHQLFYFLRDKERDVAILSLFLGSGIRVSELADLRMEDINLKERLIDVIRKGNKEDSVWITPIALNDLEKYMEIRDNKYAPGKELQNVFLSKYKHTAQPLSVRAIQDIVEKYTKAFGKKMSPHKLRHTLANKLYMEEKDSLQVMQQLGHTSQDTALLYTQLGETTIKDSLGRIGKNK